GCCCTTGCCGAGTTCCTTGGCAAATTCGCCCGTAACAAAGGATGTAAGCTTCTTGGCATCGGCTTCGGAGAAATCCACTTCGATGTCGGAGGAATAGTTCTTCGCAAGGGTCTTGAGCATGTCCTTCACGGTAGATTCGTCGAGGGACTTTTCCACCTGGAGGTTGAGCAGGTCCAAAATCATCTTTTCAAGATTCTTGCCCACAGAAAGGAGAAGGTCGCGGGCAGACTGTTCCAGGGTGCGTTCGCTGCGTTCGGTGAACGCTTCGGCGTCCTTGTCCGCCTTTTCGAGCTTTGCCGCGGCTTCGGCTTCGGCAGCCTTCACGATTTCGGCTGCTTTTTCCTTGGCGCGAGCGATAATAGCCGCTGCCTCGTTTTCTGCTTTATCTACGGCATCCTTCTGGATGCGTTGCATAAGGGCTTGCAAATCTTCTGCCATATATATCTCCATTACGATTCCCGGACGGACCCATGGCAAAAAACGCCCCTAAAGGCCCAAATCCAGAAAATTTCGTTAGTAATATACACGCAATTTTTTTAAAAGGCTCCCCAAAAGCGCAAATTTTTTGAAATAATGGACAAAATCGCATTTTTTCGCGATAAAATGCCTTTTTTAACGTAAAAACGAGTTTACCTTGCCCTAAAAAGGGGTAAGCCTCCCCCTGGTTCGCACTTCGTTGCTCTCCACCCCCTCTATGTCAACAACTAATACTCTTTTTTCTATATTTTGCGCCGAAAAAACTATCCAAAGGATACTAACATGAAACGTACTCATAACTGCGGCCAGCTTCGCAAGGCAGATGTTGGCCAGACCGTAACACTCGCCGGTTGGGTGGATCGCCGCCGCGACCATGGTGGTGTGATTTTTGTGGACCTCCGCGACAAGTATGGCAAGACCCAGATCGTCTTCAACCCGGACTACAATGCCGACGTGATGAAGACTGCCGAACAGCTCCGCAACGAATACGTGATTACGGTGACCGGCAAGGTTTACGCCCGCGAAGAGGGCAACACGAACGAGAAGCTCGCCACGGGCGAAATCGAAGTCAAGATCGACCAGATTGAAATCCTGAACGCGGCCCTCACCTCCCCGCTCGCCATCAACGACCCGAACGAAGAGTGCAAGGAAAACGACGACCTGCGCCTGCAGTACCGCTACCTGGACCTCCGCCGTCCGTGGATCCAGAAGAAGCTGTTGCTCAAGAGCCGCTTCCTCAAGGCCGTGTACGACTTCTTCTACGCTAACGGTTTTGAAAACATCGAAACGCCGGTGCTCTGCAAGTCCACTCCGGAAGGCGCCCGCGACTACCTGGTGCCGAGCCGCGTGAACCCGGGCAAGTTCTACGCCCTCCCGCAGTCTCCGCAGCAGTACAAGCAGCTTTTGATGATTGCCGGCATGGACCGCTACTTCCAGATTGCCAAGTGCTTCCGCGACGAAGACCTCCGCGCCGACCGTCAGCCGGAATTCACGCAGATCGACGTCGAAATGTCCTTCGTGGACCAGGACGACGTGATGGCGATGTTCGACAAGTTCGTGACCGAAGTGCTCGGCAAGGTCTGGGACTTTGAACCGCCCAAGAAGATCCGCCGCATGAAGTGGCACGAAGCCATGCTCAAGTACGGTTCCGACAAGCCGGACCTCCGCTTCGACCTCGAGATTCACGATGTTTCCGAAATCGGTGCCAAGTCCGAATTCGGTGTGTTCAAGAACTGCGTTGCCGCCGGTGGCAAGATCCGCGGTATCGCCGCCAAGGGTTGCGTGGACTTCACCCGCAAGCAGATTGACGAACTCACCGCCTACGTGGGCAAGTACGGTTCCAAGGGCCTCGTGTGGATGCGCGTCAAGGAAAACGACGAAGTGGAAACCCAGGTCGGCAAGTTCTTCACGACGGAACAGCTCAACGAACTGCGCGATGCCGTCGGCGCCAAGTGCGGCGACATGATGTTCTTCATCGCCGGTCCGGAAAAGGTTGCCGCTACGGCTATGGGCCAGCTGCGCCTGGAAGTCGCCCGCATCAAGGGTCTCCGCGACCCGAAGAAGCGCGAATTCGTGTGGATTACCGAATTCCCGATGTTCGAATACAGCGACACCGAAGGCCGCTACATGGCCATGCACCATCCGTTCACCAATCCGCTTCCGGAACATCTCGACATGATGCTCGGCGGCAACCTGAAGGATTGCAACGCCGAAGCTTATGACCTTGTTCTGAACGGCGTGGAAATCGGTGGCGGTTCTATCCGTATCCACAACCCGGAAGTCCAGGAGAAGGTGTTCCGCCTGTTGGGCCTTTCCGAAGAACAGGTGAAGGAAAAGTTCGGCTTCTTCGTCGATGCATTCAAGTACGGTGCTCCTCCGCACGGCGGTCTTGCCTTCGGTCTCGACCGCGTTGTCGCTACTATGGAAGGTGAAGAATCAATCCGTGACTACATCGCGTTCCCGAAGAACACGAGTGCTTCTAGCCCGATGGACCAGTGCCCGAGCGAAGTGGACCTCCAGCAGCTGCAGGACATCCACATCTCCGTGCAGATGCCTAAGCAAGCGGACAAGAAGTAATCGCAAGCCGAGAGTCGCGCCCAAGTTTACTTGGGCATGACCGAGGCGAAGATTACTGCACTCGAAGAGTGCCAGTAAGCCGAGAGTGTCATGCCCGCCTCCGGGCGGGCACCTCCCTTTCAATAATGAAGAAATCCCGCGGAACGTTCCGCGGGATTCTTTTTTACGCTTTTATAAAAAGGAGATTCCCGACCAAGTCGGGGATGACAGCCTTCGCGGGGATGACATCGTCAATTACTCGGCGAAGTAGGCCTTCGCCTTGGCGACAACGTCTTCGACCTTGACCATGGAGAATTCCTTTTCGTTGCGGAACTTCCATTCGACTTCGCCATTTGCGAGGCCCTTCTTGCCGATGGCGATGCGCACCGGAGAGCCCCAGAGGTCGGCGTCCTTGAATTTGACGCCCGGGCGTTCGTCGCGGTCGTCCACGAGCACGTCGATGCCGGCGGCTTCGAGTTCCTTTTCGAACTTTTCAGCGAGTTCCACGAGTTCGGCTTCCTTGCCGATGGGGACGATTTCCACCTGGAACGGAGCGATGGACTTGGGCCAAATCGGTCCGAAGTCATCGTGGCTGTTTTCCACCACGGAGGCCATGAGGCGTCCCACGCCGATGCCGTAGCAGCCCATGATGGCGGGAGCGGTTGTCTTTTCGGCAGTGAGGAACTTGGCGCCCATGGATTCGGAGAACTTGGTGCCGAGCTTGAAGATGTTGCCCATTTCGATGCCGCGGGTCTCGGTGAGGAGCTCGCCGCAGCAGGGGCACTTGCAGACTTCGCTCGCTTCGGCGATGTCGGCCACTTCGAACTTCGGGAAGTCGCGCTTCGGGTTGCAATGCTTGAAGTGGAAGCCTTCTTCGTTAGCACCGGTCACGAGGTCGAAGGAATCGGCAATGGCTTCGTCCACGATGATGCGCGTGTCGTGAGAATTAATCGGGGATGCAAAGCCCGGAACCATGCCGCAGGCCTTGATGAGGCTGTCTTCGGCCGGGTAGAGTTCCTTCGCCTTCAGCAAGTTGTGGAGCTTGATTTCGGAAACGTCGAGGTTGCCCGGAACCACCACCGTGATGAGCTTGCCTTCGAAGTCGAAGAATACGCACTTGGCGATCGATTCGGCCGGCACGTTCAGGAACTTGGTGAGTTCGTCGATGCTTTCGCTGTTCGGCGTGGCGACCTTTTCAAGAGCCGCATTTTCATCGCCCTTGAACGGCACGCGCTGGAACTTGGCGATTTCGCGGTTGGCCTGGTAGCCGCACTTCTTGCAGAGAATCAAGTAGTCTTCGCCGTTCGGAGTGTCGAGCATGAATTCGTGAGCGACCTTACCGCCCATAATGCCGGTATCGCTCTGCACCACCACCGGTTCAATGCCCACGCGACGATAGATGCGCAGGTAGGCGTCGTATTCTTCCTGGTAGTGACGGTCCAGGTCTTCCTGGCTGGTGTGGAAGCTGTAGGCATCCTTCATCAGGAATTCGCGGACGCGGATAAGGCCGCCGCGGGCACGGGCTTCGTCACGGTACTTGGTCTTGAACTGGTAGAGCATCACCGGCAGCTGCTTGTAGCTGTTGAGCACGTAGCGCACTAGGTCGGTCATGGCTTCTTCGTGCGTCATGGCGAGCACCATGTTGTGGTTGTTGCGGTCCTTGAAGCGCAGGAGCTCTTCACCGATAGCCTGGTAACGGCCCGATTCGCTCCAGAGTTCAGCGGTCTGCACCACCGGCAGGTCCACTTCGATACCGCCAATCTTGTTCATTTCTTCGCGGATGATGTTCACAATCTTCTGGATCACGCGGAAACCCATCGGCATCATGGAGTAGATACCGGTAGAAACGGGCTTGATGTAGCCGCCGCGCATGAGGAAGATGTGGCTGGGCATGGTGGCATCGCTCGGCGTTTCGCGGAGCGTGACGTAAAAATACTTGGAGAGTTTCATTTTTTTGCCTTTTTAAATTTTACGGCGTAAATCTAGAAAAAACGGAACCCCGCGCACTTGCGCTTTTCTAAATTGTATCGCATGAACAAGATCAAGACCGCCACGCTGCAAGGCAAGTGGACTGGCGATGCCGAGTCCAACAACAGATGGTACGTAGAGCAGGCGCTCGCGCTCAAGGGCAAGGGCATCGACCTGGTCGTGCTGCCCGAAATGTTCCACACGCCGTATTTCCCATTCGAGGAGAATGCCGACTTTTTCGACATGGCTATCGAGAAGGATAGCTCGCTCGTAAAGCAGTGGCAGGGCATCGCCAAGGAAATCGGGGCGGTCATCGTGTTCCCGTTCTTCGAGAAGCGCGCCCGCGGCATCTACCACAACAGCGCCTTCGTGTTCGAACGTGACGGCAGCATCGCCGGGCTGTACCGCAAGAGCCACATCCCCGACGATCCCGCCTTTTACGAGAAGTACTACTTTATCCCCGGCGACACGGGCTTCGAGCCCATCAAGACCTCGGCCGGGACGCTCGGCGTGCTCATCTGCTGGGACCAGTGGTTCCCCGAAGCCGCCCGCATCATGAGCCTCAAGGGCGCCGACATCCTCATCTACCCCACCGCCATCGGCTGGATGAAGTCCGAACCCAAGGAAATCTACCCGCGCCAGCAGGACAGCTGGGTGACCGTCATGCGCGGGCACGCCATCGCGAACCGCACGTTCGTGCTTTCGGCCAACCGCATCGGTACCGAGGGCGAACTCACGTTCTGGGGCACCTCGTTCGTGGCCGCTCCTGACGGATTCCTGATGCACAAATGCGACGTCGACTTCCTGGGAGCAAGCATTGTCGAGGTCAACTTGGCCGAAACCGAGGAAAACCGCCGCTGGTGGCCGCATTTCCGCGACCGCCGCGTAGACCTTTACCAGGACATCTTGAAAATCTGGGGAAACGACTAGGGCCTGAATAATTTATATTCAGGTCATGGATTTCACGGATTCACGCTTTACCGTCGTACACCACAGGAACGTGTGGGGCGAATGGGTATTCACGTTCGAAGGGGCCAAGCTTTGCGGCCTCCGTTTCAACGCGACGCCCGACGAAGACGGCAACAGCGCTGCCGTGCGCCCGAGCAGCGTGCAAGCATGCGCCTACGCCGGCCCCGAAAGCGAGGCTAAGGTCCGTGGCCGCACCGCGCAGGTGTACTCCAAGGCCGTCCGCGAACTCAACAGCTTCCTCGCCGGAAAACTCAAGGAATTCAGCGTCCCCATCAAGATGCACGGCACGGATTTCCAGACGCTCGTTTGGGAGAAGGTCCGCGAGATTCCCTATGGCGAGACGCGTACGTACAAGCAGGTCGCCGATTCCATCGGGCACCCGGGCGCCGAACGCGCCGTAGGCAACGCACTTCACCAGAACCCGATGCTTATAATAATCCCCTGCCATCGCGTCATCAACAGCAGGGGAAAACTTAGCGGCTACGCGCTCGGCACCGACATCAAGCGCCGGCTGCTCTGCATGGAAGGCGCTATCCAGAACGAACTCGCCCTGGAATAGCTTAGTTTATTTTGGGTTGTCTTTTACTAAATCAATACTTGATGAGATTGATATAGAATCCGCCCCATATTCTGTTGTGTAATTAATCCATGATTTAATATAAAAATATGGGCTCCAGCCATCACCTATTCCCACAGTCACCATTTTATTGACCAAGGAATCATTGTAATAATAGCAAAGTAAAAGACCTTTTTGTTCAGGACATTTTATTGCAATATATTTTGTATTTTCTGGTATAAGAATATCTGCAGAATCTTCACGCAACGTATAAGAATTCACAAACGCAGATAAATCTATATCATATTTTTTTTCTGCACCAGTGGTATCAAATAGCGAAAAATACACATGATTATCTGGATAAACATCAAGAGAATCCCAACTATTTAAACGAATTTTCTTTTTTGACTTTTCAGTCACAAATTCATATTCATAATTTCCAACTTTACAATCATTATATTTTTCACCAATAGATGGGCCAAAATCAATACTTGATTTACATGTCCTGTCATATGCGCATTTTAAGTGTATCTCCATTATCATTCGTTTTGAATGTTTTTTCATAACATAAGAACATTCCGAGCTATGCGGATCAGTTGTTGCAATTGGCCAAGAATCTTCCAAAGAACAGGCGACTATATAAAGAGCAGCAGATACGATAATCACTAAAGCTATCTTCTTCATTTGTCACCTCAACATCAAAAGTAGACGCTTTCCTGGAAGGTCGGTATATCCCTTTTTTTCAGAGAACTCCGATGAGCTTGAACTTTCCAAGTCGTCAGTTTCTTTATATCCCCAATAAGTCCCATTTATATAGACGAAATCCCAAATTCGAAGATGCCCCAAAGTTAGTTGAAATTTCTGCAACCAAAAAGAAAAAGGTGGTCTCCAACTTGTAAATTTGGTTCAGCAAAAAAACACCAAGCAA
The DNA window shown above is from Fibrobacter sp. UWP2 and carries:
- a CDS encoding proline--tRNA ligase translates to MKLSKYFYVTLRETPSDATMPSHIFLMRGGYIKPVSTGIYSMMPMGFRVIQKIVNIIREEMNKIGGIEVDLPVVQTAELWSESGRYQAIGEELLRFKDRNNHNMVLAMTHEEAMTDLVRYVLNSYKQLPVMLYQFKTKYRDEARARGGLIRVREFLMKDAYSFHTSQEDLDRHYQEEYDAYLRIYRRVGIEPVVVQSDTGIMGGKVAHEFMLDTPNGEDYLILCKKCGYQANREIAKFQRVPFKGDENAALEKVATPNSESIDELTKFLNVPAESIAKCVFFDFEGKLITVVVPGNLDVSEIKLHNLLKAKELYPAEDSLIKACGMVPGFASPINSHDTRIIVDEAIADSFDLVTGANEEGFHFKHCNPKRDFPKFEVADIAEASEVCKCPCCGELLTETRGIEMGNIFKLGTKFSESMGAKFLTAEKTTAPAIMGCYGIGVGRLMASVVENSHDDFGPIWPKSIAPFQVEIVPIGKEAELVELAEKFEKELEAAGIDVLVDDRDERPGVKFKDADLWGSPVRIAIGKKGLANGEVEWKFRNEKEFSMVKVEDVVAKAKAYFAE
- a CDS encoding methylated-DNA--[protein]-cysteine S-methyltransferase, with amino-acid sequence MDFTDSRFTVVHHRNVWGEWVFTFEGAKLCGLRFNATPDEDGNSAAVRPSSVQACAYAGPESEAKVRGRTAQVYSKAVRELNSFLAGKLKEFSVPIKMHGTDFQTLVWEKVREIPYGETRTYKQVADSIGHPGAERAVGNALHQNPMLIIIPCHRVINSRGKLSGYALGTDIKRRLLCMEGAIQNELALE
- a CDS encoding carbon-nitrogen hydrolase codes for the protein MNKIKTATLQGKWTGDAESNNRWYVEQALALKGKGIDLVVLPEMFHTPYFPFEENADFFDMAIEKDSSLVKQWQGIAKEIGAVIVFPFFEKRARGIYHNSAFVFERDGSIAGLYRKSHIPDDPAFYEKYYFIPGDTGFEPIKTSAGTLGVLICWDQWFPEAARIMSLKGADILIYPTAIGWMKSEPKEIYPRQQDSWVTVMRGHAIANRTFVLSANRIGTEGELTFWGTSFVAAPDGFLMHKCDVDFLGASIVEVNLAETEENRRWWPHFRDRRVDLYQDILKIWGND
- the aspS gene encoding aspartate--tRNA ligase, with the protein product MKRTHNCGQLRKADVGQTVTLAGWVDRRRDHGGVIFVDLRDKYGKTQIVFNPDYNADVMKTAEQLRNEYVITVTGKVYAREEGNTNEKLATGEIEVKIDQIEILNAALTSPLAINDPNEECKENDDLRLQYRYLDLRRPWIQKKLLLKSRFLKAVYDFFYANGFENIETPVLCKSTPEGARDYLVPSRVNPGKFYALPQSPQQYKQLLMIAGMDRYFQIAKCFRDEDLRADRQPEFTQIDVEMSFVDQDDVMAMFDKFVTEVLGKVWDFEPPKKIRRMKWHEAMLKYGSDKPDLRFDLEIHDVSEIGAKSEFGVFKNCVAAGGKIRGIAAKGCVDFTRKQIDELTAYVGKYGSKGLVWMRVKENDEVETQVGKFFTTEQLNELRDAVGAKCGDMMFFIAGPEKVAATAMGQLRLEVARIKGLRDPKKREFVWITEFPMFEYSDTEGRYMAMHHPFTNPLPEHLDMMLGGNLKDCNAEAYDLVLNGVEIGGGSIRIHNPEVQEKVFRLLGLSEEQVKEKFGFFVDAFKYGAPPHGGLAFGLDRVVATMEGEESIRDYIAFPKNTSASSPMDQCPSEVDLQQLQDIHISVQMPKQADKK
- a CDS encoding ATPase is translated as MAEDLQALMQRIQKDAVDKAENEAAAIIARAKEKAAEIVKAAEAEAAAKLEKADKDAEAFTERSERTLEQSARDLLLSVGKNLEKMILDLLNLQVEKSLDESTVKDMLKTLAKNYSSDIEVDFSEADAKKLTSFVTGEFAKELGKGVKVESDKGVKFGFRIKLDGGKVTHEFTEAAMADALSALLRPQLARVVNAAAQAK